A genomic segment from Actinomadura hallensis encodes:
- a CDS encoding L,D-transpeptidase: MLLLTTACSGGGKDEGVTVGEKADAQAPQVTIDPGDGDVKARPEKGVTVTAAGGTLDKVTVTLKGRPVAGKMADDKTRWRSRTLRPGARYQVTAVATSPEGKSTTVNSTFATHKAPQELRIADVTPSSNEKVGVGMPIIVTFNRAVANKKAVERVLDVKSTKPATGAWHWQNDTTVIFRTKNDEYWKPNQKVMFRARLAGVKTGKGTYGVADFKRGFRIGDAHMTIISTKTKKAVAKENGKTVRTWPISAGRGGRVVNGVDVYLTAGGVHLTMGKENPAIMTSEWMGVDPDDKENGGYKEVIPWAVRISASGEYVHEMASTVWAQGRQNVSHGCINSPPKDARWFYNWSYRGDPVDVIHSKRKLEPFNGWSYYEMPWNRWVKGSALDRTVTTG, from the coding sequence GTGCTACTCCTCACGACGGCCTGTAGCGGGGGCGGCAAGGACGAGGGCGTCACCGTCGGCGAGAAGGCCGACGCGCAGGCCCCCCAGGTGACGATCGATCCCGGCGACGGGGACGTGAAGGCGCGCCCGGAGAAGGGGGTCACGGTCACCGCCGCGGGAGGCACCCTCGACAAGGTGACCGTCACGCTCAAGGGCAGGCCGGTCGCGGGCAAGATGGCCGACGACAAGACCAGGTGGAGGTCGCGCACGCTGCGCCCCGGAGCCCGGTACCAGGTCACCGCGGTCGCGACGAGCCCCGAGGGCAAGTCGACGACGGTCAACTCGACGTTCGCCACGCACAAGGCGCCGCAGGAACTGCGGATCGCCGACGTCACGCCGTCCAGCAACGAGAAGGTCGGCGTCGGCATGCCGATCATCGTCACCTTCAACCGGGCGGTCGCCAACAAGAAGGCCGTCGAGCGGGTCCTGGACGTCAAGTCCACCAAGCCCGCCACCGGGGCCTGGCACTGGCAGAACGACACCACGGTCATCTTCCGGACCAAGAACGACGAGTACTGGAAGCCCAACCAGAAGGTCATGTTCCGGGCGAGGCTGGCCGGCGTGAAGACGGGCAAGGGCACCTACGGGGTGGCCGACTTCAAGCGCGGCTTCCGCATCGGCGACGCCCACATGACCATCATCAGCACCAAGACGAAGAAGGCCGTCGCCAAGGAGAACGGCAAGACGGTGCGGACCTGGCCGATCAGCGCGGGCCGGGGCGGGCGCGTGGTCAACGGCGTCGACGTCTACCTCACCGCCGGGGGCGTCCACCTGACCATGGGCAAGGAGAACCCGGCGATCATGACGTCGGAGTGGATGGGCGTCGACCCCGACGACAAGGAGAACGGCGGCTACAAGGAGGTCATCCCCTGGGCGGTGCGGATCTCCGCCAGCGGCGAGTACGTCCACGAGATGGCCTCGACCGTGTGGGCGCAGGGCCGCCAGAACGTCAGCCACGGCTGCATCAACTCGCCGCCCAAGGACGCCCGCTGGTTCTACAACTGGTCCTACCGCGGCGACCCGGTCGACGTGATCCACAGCAAGCGGAAGCTCGAACCGTTCAACGGCTGGAGCTACTACGAGATGCCCTGGAACCGGTGGGTCAAGGGAAGCGCTCTCGACCGTACCGTGACCACCGGGTGA
- a CDS encoding glycosyltransferase family 4 protein, with protein MNGPRLRRGPGRRPRLRRRVRRAAHRAVRRAALTALRPLRRTRVPPPGDRLRVRVLLQNAHGTGGTIRTVLNLCGHLTRDHDIEIVSVLRRSRKPFFPVPPGAALTYADDRFAPRGRAARLLARLPSVLVPAEEASFRLMSLWSDVRLLGAMFRSPPDVLIATRPSLVLLAAELAPHGVATIGQDHMSLESYQPPLRRQIERAYPRLTVLSVLTEPARAGYERALAGSGVRIVKIPNAAPALPDRPSRREHPVVLAAGRLVANKGFDLLIRAFAPLAAEHPGWRLRIFGSGVRRDRLRALISELGLTGSVELCGLTRDLHGEMARASIYALSSRREGMPMVIIEAMGMGLPVVSFDCPFGPPELIEHGRDGLLVPTGDVDALTAALRELIEDPALRDRLGEQAVRSARAHDLEHIGARWSRLIAGLRPAPPGGPVAEPGTGTGDPGLSISGSDR; from the coding sequence GTGAACGGACCGAGACTCAGGAGAGGACCCGGGAGACGACCGAGGCTCCGGCGCCGCGTCCGGCGCGCGGCGCACCGCGCCGTGCGCCGGGCGGCGCTGACGGCGCTGCGGCCGCTGCGCCGGACCCGCGTCCCGCCGCCGGGTGACCGGCTGCGCGTCCGCGTCCTCCTGCAGAACGCGCACGGGACGGGCGGCACGATCCGCACCGTCCTGAACCTGTGCGGGCACCTGACCCGCGACCACGACATCGAGATCGTCAGCGTGCTGCGCCGGAGCAGGAAGCCGTTCTTCCCGGTGCCCCCCGGCGCCGCGCTGACCTACGCCGACGACCGCTTCGCCCCCCGGGGCCGGGCGGCCCGGCTGCTGGCGCGGCTCCCGAGCGTGCTGGTCCCGGCCGAGGAGGCGTCCTTCCGCCTGATGAGCCTGTGGTCGGACGTGCGGCTGCTGGGCGCCATGTTCCGCTCGCCGCCCGACGTGCTCATCGCGACCCGGCCGTCCCTGGTGCTGCTCGCGGCCGAGCTCGCCCCGCACGGCGTCGCGACGATCGGGCAGGACCACATGAGCCTGGAGTCCTACCAGCCGCCGCTCCGCCGGCAGATCGAGCGCGCCTACCCCCGCCTCACCGTCCTCAGCGTGCTCACCGAGCCCGCCCGCGCCGGGTACGAGCGGGCCCTCGCCGGATCCGGCGTCCGCATCGTCAAGATCCCCAACGCCGCGCCCGCGCTGCCGGACCGGCCGTCGCGGCGCGAGCACCCGGTGGTGCTGGCCGCCGGGCGGCTCGTCGCCAACAAGGGCTTCGACCTGCTGATCCGCGCGTTCGCGCCGCTCGCCGCCGAGCATCCCGGCTGGCGGCTGCGGATCTTCGGGTCGGGGGTCCGGCGGGACCGGCTCCGCGCTCTGATCTCCGAGCTCGGCCTCACCGGGAGCGTCGAGCTGTGCGGCCTGACCCGCGACCTGCACGGCGAGATGGCGCGGGCGTCGATCTACGCGCTGTCGTCGCGCCGCGAGGGCATGCCGATGGTGATCATCGAGGCGATGGGGATGGGCCTGCCGGTCGTGTCGTTCGACTGCCCCTTCGGCCCTCCCGAGCTGATCGAGCACGGCCGCGACGGGCTGCTCGTCCCCACCGGGGACGTGGACGCCCTCACCGCCGCGCTCCGCGAGCTCATCGAGGACCCGGCGCTCCGCGACCGGCTCGGGGAGCAGGCCGTCCGCTCGGCCCGCGCCCACGACCTGGAGCACATCGGCGCGCGCTGGTCCCGCCTCATCGCCGGCCTGCGCCCCGCGCCGCCGGGCGGCCCCGTCGCGGAGCCCGGGACGGGGACCGGCGACCCCGGGCTCAGCATCTCGGGCAGCGACCGCTGA
- a CDS encoding mycothiol transferase, giving the protein MTSAQLLTDAFGRIREAVHDAAGGLTPDQLAHRLEGRANSIGWLVWHLTRVQDDHVADAAGTEQVWTRDGWADRFALPLDPSDTGYGHTSDEVASVRVGSAELLTGYHDAVHDRTVEYVRSLTDGDLDRIVDRAWDPPVTLAVRLVSVIADDLQHAGQAAFVRGLL; this is encoded by the coding sequence ATGACCAGCGCGCAACTGCTCACCGACGCGTTCGGCCGGATCCGCGAGGCGGTCCACGACGCGGCCGGCGGGCTCACCCCGGACCAGCTCGCCCACCGCCTGGAGGGCAGGGCCAACTCGATCGGCTGGCTCGTCTGGCATCTGACCCGCGTCCAGGACGACCACGTCGCCGACGCCGCGGGCACCGAGCAGGTGTGGACGCGGGACGGCTGGGCGGACCGGTTCGCCCTGCCCCTCGACCCGTCCGACACCGGGTACGGCCACACCTCGGACGAGGTCGCGTCCGTCCGGGTCGGGTCGGCGGAGCTCCTGACCGGCTACCACGACGCCGTGCACGACCGCACCGTCGAGTACGTCCGCTCACTGACCGACGGCGATCTCGACCGGATCGTGGACCGCGCGTGGGACCCGCCCGTCACGCTGGCCGTGCGGCTGGTCAGCGTGATCGCCGACGACCTCCAGCACGCCGGTCAGGCGGCGTTCGTCCGCGGCCTGCTCTAA